ACAAGTAAATCCTACATGACCTACCGGCCCGTAGGCCCTACCTAGTTTttctctaataataataattaaaaaaaagtgagaacgCGGGTTTTAACTAGGGTTTTGAATCAAGCACAGttgctctttcttttgtggTCTTCTGCTTTCATCGAAGCTATGTCCATATTTCTGGTACTCTTCTTCTGTTTCatcttctcatttttatttCCGAACCTCGTTTCATTAATATTCTCACagtgccaatttttttttttcattttttatctaattttttcagaaaCAATTTTGTGGCAGAGAAAGCTCTCAGTTTCCAATAGAAACTCTCTCCTTCGCATCATAGCAATCGCTTCTGCCGGGTCGGGTCTTTTGTATGCCAATAGAAACTCAAATTCCAGTAAgcttctaattttcttttctgggttttgattcttttaccacttctttgctttttttttttttttttggtataattgAGAAgtattaaagtttaaattttgattctttctttgTGGGTCTTTCTTGAAATAGAAAactgagaattgggttttatttagtATGTTCTGAAATCAAACGGACCACAACAATTCCAATTGgttctttataaataaaaaatcttatatgCTGTTATGATAAATTTTAGGAGCAAATGTAgctaaagtttaaattttgattctttctttgTGGGTCTTTCTTAAAATACAAAactgagaattgggttttatttagtGTGTTCTTAAATCAAACAGACCACAACAATTCCAATTggttctttataaaaaaaaatcttatatgcTTTTGTTATGATAACATTTTAGGAGCAAATGTAGCAGTGAAGGTTCCTGTGGCTCTGCAGGAATCACTATCGCTACCATGGCGAATTACGCAATACATATTTCCCTGCCCTTCGTTACTTTCATCGGATCAATGGCAACCTggtttgttcttaaattttatttggcaATAGATTGTGTcctatttatgtatatatatgtttttgggttcaattcGAGCTTGAAATTGTAGGAATGCttccattattttcttctaGAGTTGGTTCGGCTCCATCATCGGATATAAAGAAAGACAATTCTGGGGCAGTTGGAGGTGACCCCAAACCATGTTGCAATTGTTTGGGGAGAGATACGATTGCAAATGCTGCCGCTAGGGTTGGTCCTGCTGTAGTAAATCTTTCGGTTCCACAGGGTATATATTTTGGGTGGTTGTATGTGTTTGAGATTTagttaatttgtttaaaaatagtATCTAACAGTTGTTTGTGATCTTTGTGTTTGATAGGTTTCTATGGCATCACTAATGGAAAGAGTATAGGGTCAGGAACTATAATTGATCAGGATGGTACAATTTTAACATGTGCTCATGTCGTGATTGATTTTCAAGGAATGAGGGGTTCAGTCAAAGGAAAGGTCAGTGTCTTTGGTGCTTTGTATGTGTTGTCTCCCTTAATAACTTGTAATAATGATATTCTCTAGTAGTTTTGGTCCAGCATTCAGCAATGCAAATGGTTGAGAGTTGAAATCTGATGGATAAGTAGATGTGTGGAGAGTGCATGCATTGATTGTTTGTCTTTGCCTATGTTATCCCTGAAAGTTGTGCACAACATAAGTAGGAAAAAAGTTaagttttgaactttcagtACGATGCGTGCTGTTTCTTTATCAGTTTCTTTATATATTGGACTCATCATTTCTCTGTTTATTTAAGTTGTTTAGAATTTTAAGATATCATTGAATAGTTTTAGTACTGAGGTATACACCTCATATTGATGTCTGAACAATTGTTGCAGGTTGATGTGACTTTGCAAGATGGTCGGACATTTGAAGGTACAGTAGTAAATGCTGATTTACATTCTGATATTGCAATTGTAAAGATACATTCAAAAACCCCGCTTCCGACTGCAACACTTGGCTCTTCCAGTAAGCTTCGTCCTGGGGACTGGGTTGTTGCTATGGGATGTCCACTTTCTCTTCAGAATACCATCACAGCTGGTATTGTTAGGTATTCAGAATAAATTCAAACATTACAAAATTTCTATGTACTTTTATccattatatatgtgtgtgtggattACATGGTTTTAAAAGAGTCTACCTGTCAAAAATTCTTGGACCATTTACAGATTTATGGTAGTATGTGTTGTCGGCACTAAGTGACCTCATGTGTCATGTACTTCATTTTGGTATAATATGATAGATCTCATGCTGGGGCTTAGATTAATGAATCTATAAATTACTGATTCTTAATGCCTTCTCTCATATTGTTCCCTCTGGATGTAGTTGTGTTGACCGTAAAAGCAGTGACTTGGGCCTGGGCGGAATACGGAGAGAGTATTTACAGACGGATTGTGCAATTAATGCGGTAAGACTGTGTGTGTGCACACACATGTGTCTTTAGAGGGTTTAGAGTTGAGATGGTTGAAGttgttttcatttaaatttatgaCCCTAAGGGGATGCACTATTAGTTAGGGATCATGCCTCATAAAATGAATGTCACTAGTTTGAATCTTCCCTTCTTCTCTGGGGCCAAAAAATCTATGTATATATAGTCTTGGAGGCTTTGTTACGTATTTGACATTGTTTTTTTCTACTTAATATGGCATAGGGAAATTCTGGGGGGCCCCTTGTCAATGTTGATGGAGAAATTATTGGTGTAAATATTATGAAAGTGCTTGCTGCTGATGGACTGAGTTTTGCTGTTCCAGTTGATTCGGTCTTTAAAATTATACAGCATTTCAAGAAAAGTGGGtatgttcttatatttttgCATGGGACTACTTATTTTAAGCATAAAATCAGTAattggaaattttgtttgtataGTGTTCATGTGGAATAATTCATTTATTGTCAGATTTTAAATCTTGAGTGAGTGCGCTTGCAAAAGTTTGTTTGATGAAATATTGTCCACATTTTATCAAacccttcattttctcattgtGTGTCAAGATATTTCCAATTTATACATTTGGATTAAATTTTTCGAATGTCCTATGGATTAGTGGCACCTTCCCCTCCCTTAAGTTTGGTATGGGTGTGGTTGGGGGTTTGTGTTTCCTTTGTGTGTGAGTAAATTtctgaaggaaaaaagaagaagaaaaagtgtGGATTAAGTTGCATTGAAATGCTCAGTACATACCTGTAGCTCCCAATTGATGTGTAAACAACAGACAACTCTGATTCTTCCCCCAATCAATAGGAGCTACTTGTGCTTAAAATTTCATAGATGCTTCTGTCACAAGAGTTATTGATGAAATTTCTATACAtgacaatctctctctctctctttgtggtTATTAGAGCATTGTCCTATGAGCTACATATTGGTAGGCTTAAACCCCTTTTAAGGTTTTATTCTAGGCTTCTTCTCATGTTGTTTAATCACCTACTTTGCCAAGGAGCACTAGCTGAAATGACACTTCCTCACAAAAATGAGTGGAGGGGGAGGTTGTGgtttcaaaatactttttttgggttttaggtaaataaaaaaattgtggtttCAAAATGTATGGGTGCACAAAAGGAAGGATTTTATTCTAGGTTTCTTGTATGATCCCAAAAGACTTTTTAAGATTCATTTGAAAGCATctacttatcccaaaaaaaaaaaaagattcatttgACAGCATCACAACTGTATGAGCACACGTAATAGATGGTAATCTTGTGCAGAAGGGTGGTTCGACCTTGGCTTGGACTGAAAATGGTTGATCTTAACGAGATGATCATTGCACAGCTTAAAGAAAGAGATAACACATTTCCAAATGTCAATAAGGGTGTTCTTGTACCTATGGTATGTCCTCTAATTGTTTCCTCCCCCAATCTTATTTTGTaaaaccaaatgaaaaaaaatcttataagacGGTCTCATGACACCTCCCTCTCACAACATTTGTGGGTCCCATATGCTATGAGAGGGTGGTCCCATGAGATACCCTTTCGTATTATAATGTACTTGGCCATGTTTTATGAAGGGTTATATGTTATACTTGAAAATATATCTAAGATCACAATAATTTGTTCTTTTTGGGTGATGcatgttttattaatttctttactTATTTGCAAAATTACTCTTCAGATTCTTATCTCAATGGATTTTTGCTGGCTACATGTAGGGTTTACAATCACTGGTTTGTAGAAACTGGGTTGGATATAGTGAACTGCTTcccctccccccaccccctctTTCAAAGATATTAACCTTGTCTGTCACACTAGGATGGGAAAAATGGTATTGGGTCTGTGaccaaatatttttattgacttttgctttgttttgacAGAGGCTTAGTTTAGATTTAAGGTCTGGATGGGGCCTGACTTTTGAGGGTAGTATGCTATGCTTTCTAGTGAACCCTACTCTGACCAAAAGACTAGAGGCTCAAAAGGAACTACAGATATATTTTGCTGTGGTTGGTCTTTTGTTTGCATGAACTGATATTTTAACAGTGATTTTAGTTAATGTCAATCAGATCCAGGTTAGGATTTGGGTTGGGTTTATCTGGTTGAGTGGGTGGCTTCCCACTAAAGCAGTGGTaggcaaaatatatttttgatgtttccatttaaaattaaatctgTAATAGTATGCCTTGACGTGTGagttgattttatttatttaggaatTCTGTTCCCTTCTGGCTTCTGCCATATTAACAAATGGAAGGAATATGCACTAATTCCATACTGTGAAATAGAATTTGTGGTATCCTAAGGATTTCCTGATGATATGACGTTGTtgataaaaatcaagaaaaaggCATCTTCTCACTCTGATGGTTTTCTGATTGTTTTACTAGGTGACTCCTGGATCCCCTGCTGATTGTGCTGGATTTCGTCCTGGCGATGTTGTGATTGAATTTGATGGGAAACCTGTTGAAAGCATCAAGGAGGTATTTGGGACCTTAATGGATGTCAGTAGGAGGAAATTATGCATTTTGCAATGAGAAGtgaaaaacactaaaatattTAATGGCTGGAATTTGAGCAGTTCATGATTAATGGAGAACCTTAATCTTAGATTGTTATgcattttcctttgattaaaccacAATTTAGTGGCTTCTGGCAGGAATTCTGGTCCTGAGGGCCTCATAAGGGATTTATGATTGAATGTGTTGATTGTCAGAATATTTTAAGTCTGTGATGAGAAACTAAAGGATATTGAAAGAGAATATAACTTACCTTCCGAAAAAAGGAAGGGAGAATATAACATGATACATGTGGTGTGCAAAAATTTCCAATTTAATTGAGTTTGGGTTCTTAAAACTCATGCTTTTGTCTAATTGAGTTTGTTGCTTACtatttttatgattatgatTCTGATGGTCTATACAATTTGTGAATTGTTGCAGATTATTGAAATAATGGGGGACAGAGTTGGGGTACCCATGATAGTGGCTGTGAAAAGAGCTAAGGATAATTTGGTCACTTTGACAGTAATTCCAGAGGAATCCAAATCAGATATGTGACAGATAACTACTCTCCTATTCAAGACATATACATTGGTTAGATCTTTTGTATTACCAGTACATTAGCAGGAGAGTTTCATAATTTAACCtttaggtttctttttttaaaacttattacttataatatttattaatcttTAGGTTTCTAGTTTTCGTGCTCTTTTTAGCTTATTCCTTTAGGCTTTGTTTAGGAGTTcataaaggaatgaaatggaatgttaaaaaaggaaggaaaatgaATGGagtggaatgtatttaagtaagagaAATGAATAGAGTTGAATTAAGTGGcattgtttggatgttttaaactaaagaaatggaaaagaatgaaaatgaatggaatgtaagtaatattgtttgggagtaacat
This genomic stretch from Quercus lobata isolate SW786 chromosome 3, ValleyOak3.0 Primary Assembly, whole genome shotgun sequence harbors:
- the LOC115979360 gene encoding putative protease Do-like 14, which encodes MSIFLRKLSVSNRNSLLRIIAIASAGSGLLYANRNSNSRANVAVKVPVALQESLSLPWRITQYIFPCPSLLSSDQWQPGMLPLFSSRVGSAPSSDIKKDNSGAVGGDPKPCCNCLGRDTIANAAARVGPAVVNLSVPQGFYGITNGKSIGSGTIIDQDGTILTCAHVVIDFQGMRGSVKGKVDVTLQDGRTFEGTVVNADLHSDIAIVKIHSKTPLPTATLGSSSKLRPGDWVVAMGCPLSLQNTITAGIVSCVDRKSSDLGLGGIRREYLQTDCAINAGNSGGPLVNVDGEIIGVNIMKVLAADGLSFAVPVDSVFKIIQHFKKSGRVVRPWLGLKMVDLNEMIIAQLKERDNTFPNVNKGVLVPMVTPGSPADCAGFRPGDVVIEFDGKPVESIKEIIEIMGDRVGVPMIVAVKRAKDNLVTLTVIPEESKSDM